From one Salinibacterium hongtaonis genomic stretch:
- a CDS encoding ABC transporter permease yields the protein MSLLTEPAAPIEPQPSKPDDTKGLSQGKLISRRFVSNRLAVVSIVIFVLVAVLSISAIGLGPIPGWWKHNFTSLNAQLNGGAPTLSLVPKWLGGEGISLGEHPFGQSRIGVDYFAMTMRGIQNSIIVMFVIGGIGTVLGTVVGAVAGYYRGWVDSVLMRVTDVFIVIPALVIGAIVGRATGGLGVWLLAFFLALVSWMTIARLVRAEFLSLREREFVEAARVAGASDFRIIFKHILPNAIGVVIVSATLLAAAAILLETALSFLGYGIRQPDVSLGLLISENQSAFQTRPWLYWWPAVFIVLLALLVNFVGDGLRDAFDPRQKRVSLRRMKETP from the coding sequence ATGAGCCTGTTAACAGAGCCAGCAGCACCGATCGAACCTCAGCCGTCCAAGCCAGACGACACCAAGGGTCTGAGCCAGGGAAAGCTCATCTCCCGACGCTTCGTGAGCAATCGCCTCGCTGTAGTCTCGATCGTCATCTTCGTGCTCGTCGCGGTGCTGTCGATCTCGGCAATCGGGCTCGGGCCAATCCCCGGCTGGTGGAAGCACAACTTCACGTCACTCAACGCGCAGCTCAACGGCGGAGCTCCCACGCTTTCTCTCGTGCCCAAGTGGCTCGGCGGCGAGGGAATCTCGCTCGGTGAGCATCCGTTCGGTCAGAGCCGCATCGGGGTCGACTACTTCGCCATGACGATGCGCGGCATCCAGAACTCGATCATCGTGATGTTCGTGATCGGTGGCATTGGAACCGTGCTCGGCACCGTCGTTGGCGCCGTCGCCGGGTACTACCGCGGGTGGGTCGACTCCGTGCTCATGCGCGTTACCGACGTCTTCATCGTGATTCCGGCTCTCGTCATCGGCGCAATCGTCGGTCGCGCAACGGGTGGCCTCGGCGTGTGGCTACTCGCGTTCTTCCTCGCACTGGTGTCGTGGATGACTATCGCCCGTCTCGTGCGGGCCGAGTTCCTGAGCCTGCGCGAGCGCGAGTTTGTAGAAGCAGCGCGGGTGGCGGGTGCGAGTGACTTCCGCATCATCTTCAAGCACATCCTGCCGAACGCCATCGGAGTCGTCATTGTCTCCGCCACGCTTCTGGCCGCCGCCGCCATCCTGCTCGAGACGGCCCTCAGCTTTCTCGGATACGGCATCCGTCAGCCGGATGTCTCGCTGGGCCTTTTGATCTCAGAGAACCAGTCAGCGTTCCAGACGCGGCCGTGGCTCTACTGGTGGCCGGCAGTCTTCATCGTGCTACTTGCGCTGCTCGTCAACTTTGTGGGCGACGGCCTCCGGGACGCGTTCGACCCTCGTCAGAAGCGCGTCTCTCTGCGGCGCATGAAGGAAACCCCGTGA
- a CDS encoding ABC transporter permease encodes MGTTLVGFILRRIAVSILVLVAASFIMYVLAANAGDPLQDLRGSSSPNKDQLIAARTAALDLDVPPPLRWFLWLGGALQCLVPFGGCDLGLTLSNAPVTTILPAAMLATIQLVSVSFVLAIILGVVVGIATALRQYSGFDLSVTFISFFLYSLPSFLVAVLLKEFIAIGFNNFLQGGSGIPVPMILIISLVAGLVWQVLVGGDLRRRLVTFAVSAVATGAVLAYVSFTGWFQDPGLGLVGVLVLTAGIVYCTVAVAAGFANKRALLGGVIAGAIAIVSYFAFQGLFDVSSGGTIALLAVATVIVGVIIGYAVGGNDRGQNIKVSVIVSVLSAGVVLLDRYMQSWNAYISSPRINGRPIATVGASTPGFQGDFWLQGIDTFTHLLLPTISLLLISFASYTRYARAGLLEVLGQDYIRTARAKGLPERTVIVRHAFRNMLIPIATLVATDVGALLGGAIITERVFAISGMGALFNASLQRIDLNPIMGYFIVIAITAVLFNFLADLAYAALDPRVRVRA; translated from the coding sequence ATGGGCACAACTTTGGTTGGCTTTATTCTGAGAAGGATCGCGGTTTCGATCCTCGTTCTCGTCGCGGCGTCTTTCATCATGTACGTTCTCGCGGCCAACGCGGGAGACCCCCTGCAAGACCTTCGAGGGTCGAGCTCTCCCAACAAGGATCAGCTGATCGCAGCGCGAACCGCTGCCCTCGATCTCGATGTTCCTCCGCCGCTGCGGTGGTTCCTGTGGCTCGGTGGGGCACTGCAGTGTCTCGTGCCCTTTGGTGGGTGCGACCTCGGGCTCACCCTGTCGAACGCCCCGGTCACGACGATCCTTCCCGCCGCCATGCTGGCGACCATTCAACTCGTCAGTGTCTCGTTCGTCCTCGCGATCATCCTGGGCGTCGTCGTAGGTATCGCGACGGCTCTCCGCCAGTACAGCGGGTTCGACCTCAGCGTCACGTTCATCAGCTTCTTTCTCTACTCGCTACCCTCGTTCCTCGTGGCGGTGCTCCTCAAGGAGTTCATTGCGATCGGGTTCAACAACTTCCTCCAGGGAGGTTCGGGCATTCCGGTGCCCATGATCCTGATCATTTCCCTCGTGGCCGGCCTCGTCTGGCAGGTCCTCGTCGGAGGCGATCTACGCCGCAGACTCGTCACCTTCGCGGTCTCGGCCGTGGCCACGGGCGCCGTGCTCGCCTACGTTTCGTTCACCGGATGGTTCCAAGACCCCGGGCTCGGTTTGGTCGGGGTTCTCGTCCTCACGGCCGGCATTGTCTACTGCACGGTTGCCGTCGCAGCGGGTTTCGCCAACAAACGGGCTCTTCTCGGCGGCGTTATCGCTGGTGCGATCGCTATCGTTTCTTACTTCGCCTTCCAGGGACTCTTCGATGTCTCTAGCGGCGGCACGATTGCGCTTCTCGCGGTAGCGACCGTGATTGTGGGAGTCATCATTGGCTACGCGGTTGGCGGCAACGACCGGGGCCAAAACATCAAGGTCTCTGTCATCGTCTCGGTGCTTTCCGCCGGTGTCGTTCTGCTCGACCGCTACATGCAGTCGTGGAATGCCTACATTTCGTCGCCGCGCATCAATGGCCGACCCATCGCCACCGTCGGTGCTTCGACTCCAGGGTTCCAAGGCGATTTCTGGTTGCAGGGCATCGACACGTTCACCCATCTGTTGCTTCCGACGATCTCGCTGTTGCTGATTTCGTTCGCCAGTTACACGCGGTATGCACGTGCAGGCCTGCTCGAGGTTCTCGGCCAGGATTACATCCGCACAGCGAGAGCCAAGGGGCTGCCAGAGCGCACGGTTATCGTTCGCCATGCCTTCCGCAACATGCTCATTCCCATCGCTACCCTCGTGGCAACGGATGTCGGTGCTTTGTTGGGTGGCGCGATCATCACCGAGCGAGTCTTCGCCATCAGTGGAATGGGCGCCCTCTTCAACGCGTCGCTGCAGAGAATCGACCTGAACCCCATCATGGGTTACTTCATCGTGATCGCCATTACCGCTGTTCTGTTCAACTTCTTGGCCGACCTTGCCTATGCGGCGCTCGACCCGAGAGTGCGGGTGCGCGCATGA